Proteins encoded by one window of Geoalkalibacter sp.:
- a CDS encoding vWA domain-containing protein, translated as MRDVHHSTKDQGQEIKDQRFLEDAVIRLLKRRPFYGHLLLNFRRRVGAGNHPLGVTLVGGQPLLEFNPLRFAAYAPAEQEALLEHGIKHVLHLHMARRKDRHGPTWDLSCDLAINPGIAAMPPDAPSPARHKLEEGLAAEDYYALLSRPLATGHLEGEGLGDASRDRLGDAGAGETREAARDAAPVDDHQLWAEADAVPLRLAEQTVRALVRDAWRKSDGEVPGELRTLVAALLAPAPIPWRQVLRQFVATAGRVGRQSTWKREHRRFAHATPGQRKRRRLHLLVGVDVSDSTNIQALREAFAAELVRIARGRDTQLTVLYAGSRIQKIARFRGSEAVAEVYQGGGFTDLRPVFEYARTLHPRPAAVIYLTDGYGEAPEQMEFPTLWVLTGDGRKPANWGVELRLDE; from the coding sequence CCTTCTACGGCCATCTTTTGCTCAACTTTCGGCGGCGGGTGGGCGCGGGGAATCATCCCCTGGGGGTGACGCTGGTCGGCGGACAGCCGTTGCTCGAGTTCAATCCGCTACGTTTTGCCGCATATGCGCCAGCCGAGCAGGAGGCCCTGCTTGAACACGGCATCAAGCATGTGCTGCATCTGCACATGGCACGCCGCAAGGATCGCCATGGCCCGACCTGGGATCTGTCCTGCGATCTGGCCATCAATCCCGGTATCGCCGCCATGCCCCCGGATGCCCCCTCGCCGGCCCGCCACAAGCTTGAAGAAGGGTTGGCCGCCGAGGACTATTACGCGCTGTTGTCGCGTCCGCTGGCGACAGGTCATCTGGAGGGAGAGGGGCTGGGCGACGCCAGCCGCGATCGCCTGGGGGATGCGGGGGCCGGCGAGACCCGCGAGGCGGCGCGGGACGCCGCGCCCGTGGATGATCACCAGCTGTGGGCCGAGGCCGACGCAGTGCCCCTGCGTCTTGCCGAGCAGACGGTGCGCGCCCTGGTGCGCGATGCCTGGCGCAAGAGCGACGGCGAGGTGCCGGGCGAGCTCAGGACGCTAGTCGCGGCCCTGCTCGCCCCGGCGCCCATTCCCTGGCGCCAGGTGCTGCGCCAGTTCGTCGCCACCGCCGGGCGGGTCGGCCGTCAAAGCACCTGGAAGCGCGAACATCGCCGCTTCGCCCACGCCACCCCGGGCCAGCGCAAGCGCCGGCGCCTCCATCTGTTGGTCGGCGTCGACGTGAGCGATTCCACCAACATCCAAGCTCTGCGCGAAGCCTTTGCCGCCGAACTGGTGCGTATCGCCCGCGGCCGCGACACCCAGCTCACGGTGCTCTATGCCGGAAGCCGCATCCAGAAGATCGCCCGCTTTCGCGGCAGCGAGGCGGTGGCCGAGGTCTACCAGGGCGGCGGTTTCACCGATCTGCGCCCGGTGTTCGAGTATGCGCGCACCCTGCACCCGCGCCCGGCGGCCGTCATCTATCTCACCGACGGCTACGGCGAAGCGCCCGAGCAGATGGAGTTTCCCACCCTCTGGGTGCTGACCGGCGATGGCCGCAAGCCCGCGAATTGGGGTGTGGAGTTGCGGCTTGATGAGTAA
- a CDS encoding bifunctional alpha/beta hydrolase/OsmC family protein, with protein sequence MRHEKMTFPNEDGEQLSAILNLPEDEKPLAYAIFAHCFTCGKNNLAAAHIARALSRRRIAVLRFDFTGLGESQGDFARTSFSHNLSDLRAAARYLETEHQAPALLIGHSLGGTAVLHVAAELPSAKAVVAIASPFAPRHALKLFGDAQAEIAQRGEARVEIGGRFFTIRKDFLADVESRDSRERLARLKAALLILHSPRDTIVAIDNAREIYQAARHPKSFVSLDPADHLLTDKEDARYAAEIIATWALRYLDLAEESERRPAALDNRVTARTGTQGFRTEIFAGGYSLIADEPESYGGEGLGPSPYDLLQAALGACTTMTLQMYARRKQWPLQSAVVRLRHEKIHARDCASCEEQNGKIDRFERELELQGDLSAEQRQRLLDIAERCPVHKTLHGEVEILTRLRDGEGKENEDP encoded by the coding sequence ATGAGACACGAAAAAATGACCTTCCCCAATGAGGATGGCGAACAACTCTCCGCCATCCTCAATCTGCCCGAGGACGAGAAGCCCCTCGCCTACGCGATCTTCGCCCACTGCTTCACCTGCGGGAAAAACAATCTTGCCGCCGCCCACATCGCCCGCGCCCTGAGCCGGCGACGCATCGCGGTGCTACGCTTTGATTTCACCGGACTGGGAGAGAGCCAGGGAGATTTCGCCCGCACCAGCTTCAGCCACAACCTGAGCGATCTGCGCGCCGCCGCGCGCTATCTGGAAACGGAACATCAGGCACCGGCATTGCTGATCGGTCATTCCCTCGGCGGCACGGCGGTGCTGCATGTTGCCGCCGAGCTCCCCTCGGCCAAGGCGGTGGTCGCCATCGCCTCGCCCTTCGCGCCCCGCCACGCCCTCAAGCTTTTCGGCGACGCCCAGGCGGAGATCGCGCAACGGGGTGAAGCGCGGGTCGAGATCGGCGGGCGCTTCTTCACCATCCGCAAGGATTTCCTTGCGGATGTCGAGTCCCGGGATTCCCGCGAGCGCCTCGCGCGTCTCAAGGCGGCCCTGCTGATCCTGCATTCGCCGCGCGACACCATCGTCGCCATCGACAACGCCCGCGAAATCTACCAAGCGGCCCGCCATCCCAAGAGTTTTGTCTCCCTCGATCCCGCCGATCACCTGCTGACGGACAAGGAAGACGCCCGCTACGCCGCGGAGATCATCGCCACCTGGGCGCTACGCTATCTTGATCTCGCGGAAGAATCCGAACGCCGGCCCGCCGCCCTCGACAACCGCGTGACGGCACGCACCGGCACGCAAGGTTTCCGCACGGAGATTTTCGCCGGCGGCTATTCCCTGATCGCCGACGAACCCGAGAGCTACGGCGGCGAGGGCCTCGGCCCCTCCCCCTACGATCTGCTGCAGGCCGCGCTGGGCGCCTGCACCACCATGACGCTGCAGATGTACGCGCGCCGCAAGCAGTGGCCGCTGCAATCGGCGGTGGTGCGGCTACGCCACGAAAAAATTCACGCCAGGGACTGTGCAAGCTGTGAGGAGCAAAACGGCAAGATCGACCGTTTTGAGCGCGAATTGGAACTGCAGGGCGATCTTTCCGCCGAGCAGCGCCAACGCCTTCTGGACATCGCCGAACGCTGCCCGGTGCACAAGACCCTGCATGGCGAGGTGGAGATCCTGACGCGACTGCGGGATGGGGAGGGAAAAGAAAACGAGGATCCTTGA
- a CDS encoding putative 4-mercaptohistidine N1-methyltransferase, whose amino-acid sequence MSPPSLLRRPTQSAPLASYSRYNSDAAVAQYCDAHYGPDKFGVANFAARLASICLENTAPNQRRRALDLGCAVGRASFELARGFDQVVGIDFSARFIDLARRLQTRGKIGYQVIEEGVLLADRAVCLASLGLAPTASRVAFHQANAQQLDERFSDNDLVLAANLIDRLPDPKQFLGSIHQLLAEDGLLAIASPYNWLEDFTPRKQWLGGVHRAGAPLTSLEGLHKGLARHFTPIGAPRDLELVIRENGRKFQHYISQLTLWRRVR is encoded by the coding sequence ATGAGTCCACCCTCTCTGTTGCGACGCCCGACCCAATCCGCCCCCCTGGCCAGTTATTCGCGCTACAACTCGGATGCGGCCGTCGCGCAGTACTGCGATGCCCATTACGGCCCCGACAAGTTCGGCGTCGCGAACTTTGCGGCCCGCTTGGCAAGCATCTGCCTGGAGAACACCGCGCCGAACCAGAGACGGCGCGCTCTGGATCTGGGTTGCGCCGTCGGTCGCGCCAGCTTTGAGCTGGCCAGAGGGTTCGATCAGGTTGTCGGCATCGATTTTTCCGCCCGGTTCATCGACCTCGCCCGCCGCCTTCAGACACGCGGAAAAATCGGCTATCAGGTCATCGAGGAAGGGGTTCTGCTTGCCGACCGCGCGGTGTGTCTCGCCAGCCTCGGCCTTGCGCCGACCGCATCCAGGGTCGCCTTTCATCAGGCCAATGCCCAGCAGCTCGACGAGCGGTTCAGCGACAATGACCTGGTGCTCGCCGCCAATCTCATCGACCGCCTCCCCGACCCCAAACAATTCCTCGGCAGCATCCACCAACTGCTGGCAGAAGATGGTCTGCTCGCCATCGCCTCGCCCTACAACTGGCTTGAAGATTTCACGCCGCGCAAGCAGTGGCTCGGCGGAGTCCATCGCGCAGGGGCCCCCCTGACCTCCCTGGAAGGATTGCACAAAGGCCTCGCCCGACATTTCACGCCGATCGGCGCGCCCCGCGATCTGGAACTGGTCATCCGCGAGAATGGGCGCAAATTCCAACATTACATCTCACAGTTGACCCTCTGGCGCCGCGTCCGCTGA
- a CDS encoding RES family NAD+ phosphorylase, with the protein MQVYRIARAQFARDLSGEGAALFGGRWNPRGEPLLYCANSTALAALEVLVHIDASLGLPKLARVTIEVPDEWIDPRAPIFFADERQCLRHGTNWLRSGESLCLKVLSATLPPVATDSFNLLINPAHPAFAAIHLLDARAFEFDSRLF; encoded by the coding sequence ATGCAGGTCTATCGCATTGCCCGGGCGCAATTTGCGCGCGATCTGTCCGGCGAGGGTGCGGCGCTGTTCGGCGGCCGCTGGAACCCGCGCGGGGAACCGCTTCTGTATTGCGCCAACTCCACGGCCCTGGCCGCGCTGGAGGTACTCGTCCATATCGATGCGAGCCTCGGTTTGCCCAAACTCGCACGCGTGACCATCGAGGTTCCCGATGAATGGATCGACCCACGCGCGCCGATCTTCTTCGCGGACGAAAGGCAATGCCTGCGCCATGGCACGAACTGGCTGCGCTCCGGCGAGAGTCTGTGCTTGAAGGTTCTCTCGGCAACCCTGCCGCCTGTGGCGACGGACAGCTTCAACCTCCTCATCAATCCCGCGCATCCTGCATTTGCCGCCATCCACCTGCTCGATGCGCGCGCCTTCGAATTTGATTCGCGCCTGTTCTAG
- the parS gene encoding type II RES/Xre toxin-antitoxin system antitoxin — protein MNLAEVLHQQPTLKSLAQAARHGVPRKFIDELADVLGISLRDLAPLVHASERNLRRYQPEQLLPPDVSDRVLNIARVLERAVDVLDTPERAVQWLKHDNRALGEVPLKLLGSTFGAEQVLSILGRIEQGVFS, from the coding sequence ATGAACCTTGCCGAAGTGCTTCACCAGCAACCCACCTTGAAAAGCCTCGCCCAGGCGGCCCGTCATGGGGTTCCTCGTAAATTCATCGATGAGCTGGCCGACGTGCTGGGGATTTCCCTGCGCGACCTCGCCCCGCTGGTTCACGCCTCGGAGCGCAATCTGCGCCGCTACCAACCCGAGCAGCTCTTGCCCCCGGATGTGTCCGACCGAGTGTTGAATATTGCGCGCGTCCTGGAGCGGGCGGTGGACGTCCTGGACACGCCGGAGCGTGCGGTGCAGTGGCTCAAGCATGACAACCGCGCCCTGGGAGAGGTGCCCCTGAAGCTGTTGGGCAGCACCTTCGGCGCCGAGCAGGTGCTCAGCATCCTCGGCCGCATCGAACAGGGCGTCTTCTCCTGA
- a CDS encoding cytochrome P460 family protein: protein MPSKLIPLSLLLIALACPVHAESTVQPAPNGITLPDGYQNWRLISSSYREDNKTLRVILGNDKAVEAALSGRTNPWPDGAILGKLVWKEARHPQWPAAIIPGELSHIEFMIKDHEKYAETGGWGYARWRGMALEPYGQDAAFAQECVACHTPVKDNDYVFTKLSTLPR, encoded by the coding sequence ATGCCCAGCAAGCTGATCCCTCTTTCCCTGCTCCTCATCGCCCTGGCCTGCCCCGTCCATGCCGAATCAACCGTCCAGCCCGCGCCCAACGGCATCACCCTGCCCGACGGTTACCAGAACTGGCGGCTGATCAGCTCCAGCTACCGCGAGGACAACAAGACCCTGCGCGTCATCCTCGGCAACGACAAGGCCGTGGAAGCGGCCCTGAGCGGCCGGACCAATCCCTGGCCCGACGGGGCGATCCTCGGCAAGCTGGTGTGGAAGGAAGCCCGCCACCCCCAATGGCCGGCGGCGATCATCCCCGGCGAGCTCTCGCATATCGAATTCATGATCAAGGATCACGAAAAATACGCCGAAACGGGCGGTTGGGGCTACGCCCGCTGGCGCGGCATGGCGCTTGAGCCCTACGGCCAGGATGCCGCGTTCGCGCAGGAATGCGTCGCCTGTCACACCCCGGTGAAGGACAACGATTACGTGTTCACCAAGCTCTCCACGCTGCCGCGTTGA
- a CDS encoding CDP-alcohol phosphatidyltransferase family protein, with protein MIELLMTSLRVRLNRKLLPLARSVKVSPNLITACGFLVMALAGALAMQGQLWGAGILILVSGLLDLLDGAVAKATACTTRFGGLLDRVADRAGDFAILAGIILGGGVALWLGLYVLATVLLASYISACLEAATSSSIGQRFSLRAVRLTILALACFTGRLVEGMVLLALIGSYATGARLWIAYRLLR; from the coding sequence ATGATCGAACTACTCATGACGAGCCTTCGGGTCCGCCTGAACCGGAAGCTGCTGCCGCTGGCGCGCAGTGTCAAGGTTTCGCCGAATCTGATCACGGCGTGCGGCTTTCTGGTGATGGCCCTGGCGGGCGCCTTGGCGATGCAGGGGCAGTTGTGGGGCGCGGGCATCCTGATTCTGGTTTCCGGGCTGCTGGATCTTCTCGACGGCGCCGTCGCCAAGGCGACGGCGTGCACCACCCGCTTCGGCGGGCTGTTGGACCGGGTGGCCGACCGGGCGGGGGATTTCGCGATCCTGGCAGGGATCATTCTCGGCGGCGGGGTCGCGCTCTGGCTGGGGCTCTATGTCCTGGCCACCGTGTTGCTGGCTTCCTACATCAGCGCCTGTCTTGAAGCGGCCACTTCCTCAAGCATCGGTCAGCGCTTCAGCCTGAGGGCCGTGCGGCTGACGATCCTCGCCCTGGCCTGTTTTACGGGCAGACTGGTCGAAGGCATGGTGTTGCTCGCGCTCATCGGCAGCTATGCCACCGGGGCGCGCCTGTGGATTGCCTATCGTTTGCTGCGCTGA
- a CDS encoding NAD-dependent epimerase/dehydratase family protein, translating to MILVTGGTGYLGRALVARLLEQGEPVRILSRQPRRLAAEVCVGDLNDQDRLREALRGVRVVYHLAALVDHYASPEELHRVNVQGTQNLAAAAIRQGVSRFVHCSSVSAEPGGGSTVYGRSKIAAEQALEGYQSRLAILRMRPGPVYDEERKNLQRLIGFARRAHLCPRLLPDVRIHLASRKNVTDAFLLAKTAGIPGNAYAICDRQPVQRSTLARIIQRHTSARDLPLPLAPLYPALYAMALGCEGLQALLGRRPLIDRHYLRVLTRARQYDLGPAQRELGYVPAPTEAHFGETVHRILELQRSKR from the coding sequence ATGATACTTGTCACCGGTGGAACGGGGTACTTGGGGCGCGCCCTGGTTGCGCGGCTGCTGGAGCAGGGCGAGCCGGTCCGAATTCTCAGCCGGCAGCCCCGGCGCCTGGCGGCGGAAGTGTGCGTCGGCGACCTGAACGACCAGGATCGCTTGCGCGAGGCGCTGCGCGGCGTCAGGGTTGTTTACCACCTGGCCGCCCTTGTCGATCATTACGCCTCGCCCGAGGAATTGCACCGCGTTAATGTGCAAGGCACCCAAAACCTCGCGGCGGCGGCCATACGTCAAGGGGTGAGCCGCTTTGTCCACTGCAGCTCGGTTTCGGCTGAGCCCGGCGGCGGCAGCACCGTCTACGGCCGCTCAAAAATCGCGGCGGAACAGGCCTTGGAGGGCTACCAGAGCCGGCTCGCCATCCTCAGGATGCGCCCTGGCCCGGTTTACGACGAGGAAAGAAAAAACCTCCAGCGTCTCATCGGTTTCGCACGGCGCGCCCATCTCTGCCCGCGACTGCTGCCCGACGTGCGCATCCACTTGGCCAGCCGCAAAAACGTCACCGATGCGTTCCTGCTGGCCAAAACCGCCGGGATTCCCGGCAACGCTTACGCCATCTGCGATCGCCAACCCGTCCAGCGCTCAACCCTGGCCCGGATCATTCAGCGGCACACCTCCGCCCGTGACCTACCCCTGCCCCTTGCCCCCCTCTATCCCGCGCTCTACGCCATGGCGCTTGGCTGCGAGGGTCTCCAAGCACTGCTTGGCCGGCGCCCGCTCATCGACCGGCATTATCTGCGGGTGCTGACCCGCGCGCGCCAATACGATCTGGGTCCGGCGCAACGCGAACTGGGCTATGTCCCCGCCCCCACCGAAGCGCATTTCGGAGAGACGGTGCACAGGATTCTGGAGCTTCAGCGCAGCAAACGATAG